A portion of the Rhodopseudomonas sp. BAL398 genome contains these proteins:
- a CDS encoding L,D-transpeptidase produces the protein MRFYLVPVAALMMLGAAGVAQAKVAITVDKDNQQMTVAVDGVPRYHWPVSTGNPSHETPNGSFQTFRMEADHFSKEFDDAPMPHSIFFTKRGHAIHGTDSTGKLGVPVSHGCVRLSRANASTLYALVQREGVLNTTVNLTGSSRVALARISRSGTKLAATSRDPASEATDDAVGAPVELAPPVTRRPPQVADDGYIYPADGSSSAARYPAPRGYRRQYEAQAQPQYDDDDDSGYAPQVYAPQVYAPRPVYRQRGLFGSYPDY, from the coding sequence ATGCGTTTCTATCTCGTTCCCGTCGCCGCCCTGATGATGCTCGGCGCAGCCGGCGTGGCGCAGGCCAAGGTCGCCATCACCGTCGACAAGGACAACCAGCAGATGACCGTCGCGGTCGATGGCGTGCCGCGCTATCACTGGCCGGTCTCGACCGGCAATCCGTCCCACGAGACACCGAACGGCAGCTTCCAGACCTTCCGGATGGAGGCCGATCACTTTTCCAAGGAATTCGACGATGCGCCGATGCCGCACTCGATTTTCTTCACCAAGCGCGGCCACGCCATTCACGGCACCGATTCCACCGGCAAGCTCGGCGTGCCGGTGTCACATGGCTGCGTGCGGCTGTCGCGCGCCAATGCCTCGACGCTCTATGCGCTGGTCCAGCGCGAAGGCGTGCTCAACACCACCGTCAATCTGACCGGCTCGTCGCGGGTGGCGCTGGCGCGCATCTCGCGATCGGGCACGAAGCTCGCCGCGACGAGCCGCGACCCGGCCAGCGAGGCGACCGATGACGCCGTCGGCGCGCCGGTCGAACTCGCGCCGCCCGTCACACGCCGCCCGCCCCAGGTCGCCGACGACGGCTACATCTATCCGGCCGACGGCAGTTCGTCGGCGGCGCGCTATCCGGCGCCGCGCGGCTATCGGCGCCAATATGAGGCGCAGGCCCAGCCGCAATATGACGACGACGACGACAGCGGCTACGCACCGCAAGTCTATGCGCCGCAAGTCTACGCGCCGCGCCCGGTCTATCGCCAGCGTGGCTTGTTCGGCAGCTATCCGGATTACTGA
- a CDS encoding ABC transporter permease, with amino-acid sequence MNYRAVRAIYLFEMARTMRTLLQSVVSPVLSTSLYFVVFGAAIGSRITQIDGVSYGTFIVPGLIMLSILTQSVSNASFGIYFPKFSGTIYELLSAPVSFFEVVLGYVGAAATKSIVLGLIILATAGLFVPLHVLHPIWMLSFLVLTAVTFSLFGFIIGIWADGFEKLQVIPLLVITPLTFLGGSFYSISMLPPGWQTVALFNPVVYLISGFRWSFYEISDVSIGTSIGVTLGFLVLCMTMVWWIFKTGYKLKN; translated from the coding sequence ATGAATTACCGGGCCGTCCGCGCGATCTATCTGTTCGAAATGGCGCGCACCATGCGCACGCTGCTGCAAAGCGTGGTGTCGCCGGTGCTGTCGACCTCGCTGTATTTCGTGGTGTTCGGCGCCGCGATCGGCTCGCGCATCACCCAGATCGACGGCGTCAGCTACGGCACCTTCATCGTGCCCGGGCTGATCATGCTGTCGATCCTGACCCAGAGCGTCTCCAACGCCTCGTTCGGGATCTACTTCCCGAAATTTTCCGGCACCATCTATGAATTATTGTCGGCGCCGGTGTCGTTTTTCGAAGTGGTGCTGGGCTATGTCGGCGCCGCGGCGACCAAGTCGATCGTGCTCGGCCTGATCATCCTGGCCACCGCCGGGCTGTTCGTGCCGCTGCATGTGCTGCATCCGATCTGGATGCTGTCGTTCCTGGTGCTGACCGCCGTCACCTTCAGCCTGTTCGGCTTCATCATCGGGATCTGGGCCGACGGCTTCGAAAAGCTGCAGGTGATCCCGCTGCTGGTGATCACGCCACTGACATTCCTCGGCGGCAGCTTCTATTCGATCAGCATGTTGCCGCCCGGCTGGCAGACCGTCGCGCTGTTCAATCCGGTGGTCTATCTGATCAGCGGCTTTCGCTGGAGCTTCTACGAGATTTCCGACGTCAGCATCGGCACCAGCATCGGCGTCACGCTGGGATTTCTGGTGCTCTGCATGACGATGGTGTGGTGGATCTTCAAGACCGGCTACAAGCTCAAGAACTGA
- a CDS encoding ABC transporter ATP-binding protein: protein MAPIISIANLSKTYGSGRKALNGINLEIQRGEIFALLGPNGAGKTTLISVICGIANASGGTVTVDGHDIITDYRAARSLIGLVPQELHTDAFESVWDTVTFSRGLFGKPKNPAHIEKVLRDLSLWDRKDSKIITLSGGMKRRVMIAKALSHEPQILFLDEPTAGVDVELRKGMWEVVRALQTSGVTIILTTHYIEEAEEMADRIGVITHGEILLVEEKTALMQKLGKKRLKLHLSGRLDAIPEALGAYDLSLAEDGHQLVYTYDTKSERTGITSLLSDVRATGIRFHDLDTSQSSLEEIFVSLVRTAA from the coding sequence ATGGCTCCCATCATTTCCATCGCTAATCTGTCCAAGACCTACGGCTCCGGCCGCAAGGCGCTCAACGGCATCAATCTCGAAATCCAGCGCGGCGAGATCTTCGCGCTGCTGGGGCCGAACGGCGCCGGCAAGACCACGCTGATCAGCGTGATCTGCGGCATCGCCAATGCCAGCGGCGGCACCGTCACGGTCGACGGCCACGATATCATCACCGATTATCGCGCGGCGCGCTCGCTGATCGGGCTGGTGCCGCAGGAATTGCACACCGACGCCTTCGAATCGGTGTGGGATACGGTGACCTTCAGCCGCGGCCTGTTCGGCAAGCCGAAGAATCCGGCGCATATCGAAAAGGTGCTGCGCGATCTGTCGCTGTGGGACCGCAAGGACAGCAAGATCATCACGTTGTCGGGCGGCATGAAGCGCCGGGTGATGATCGCCAAGGCGCTCAGCCACGAGCCGCAGATCCTGTTTCTCGACGAGCCGACCGCCGGCGTCGACGTCGAATTGCGCAAGGGGATGTGGGAAGTGGTGCGGGCGCTGCAGACCTCCGGCGTCACCATCATCCTGACCACGCATTATATCGAAGAGGCCGAGGAAATGGCCGACCGGATCGGCGTCATCACCCATGGCGAGATCCTGCTGGTCGAGGAGAAAACCGCGCTGATGCAGAAGCTCGGCAAGAAGCGGCTGAAGCTGCATCTGTCGGGCCGGCTCGATGCGATTCCGGAAGCGCTTGGCGCCTATGATCTGTCGCTCGCCGAAGACGGCCATCAGCTGGTCTACACTTATGACACCAAGAGCGAGCGCACCGGCATCACCAGCCTGCTCAGCGACGTCCGCGCCACCGGGATCCGGTTTCACGATCTCGACACCAGCCAGAGCTCGCTGGAAGAAATTTTCGTCAGCCTGGTGAGGACAGCAGCATGA
- a CDS encoding type II toxin-antitoxin system HicB family antitoxin yields MPDYIALIHKDDEGCFTVSFPDIPGLVTAGDSIEDAIEEAEDALGFAAEGGPDGAEPLAAPRSLEQLNDDPQFVETAKDAIVVVIELAADAIH; encoded by the coding sequence ATGCCTGATTACATCGCCCTGATCCACAAGGACGACGAGGGGTGCTTCACCGTGTCGTTTCCCGACATTCCCGGCCTGGTCACCGCCGGCGACAGCATCGAGGACGCGATCGAGGAGGCCGAGGATGCGCTCGGCTTCGCGGCCGAGGGTGGCCCCGATGGCGCGGAGCCGCTCGCGGCGCCGCGCAGCCTTGAGCAGCTCAATGACGACCCGCAATTCGTCGAAACGGCGAAAGACGCCATCGTCGTGGTGATCGAGCTGGCCGCCGACGCCATTCATTAG
- a CDS encoding ATP-dependent helicase: MTDPIKRTDNDLPFYQPAAGGIAARARAQAMPQYLSGLNPEQREAVETLEGPVLVLAGAGTGKTRVLTSRIAHILSTGRARPGEILSVTFTNKAAREMKLRLGQMLGQAVEGMPWLGTFHSIGGRILRYHAELVQLKSNFTVLDVDDQIRLLKQLLAADNIDDKRWPARMLAGLIDGWKNRGLTPAQVPAGEAAVFGNGRGGKLYAAYQERLKILNAADFGDLLLEGIRLFREHPDVLRQYQNRFKYILVDEYQDTNVAQYLWLRLLAQAPTIAKPDASFTSPHRGEVGLRSNPGEGAPSTSDSESPSPAPSLRDMATSPRRGEVTQAAPPATSAAPPKNICCVGDDDQSIYGWRGAEVDNILRFDHDFPGAKVIRLERNYRSTGHILAAASHLIAHNESRLGKTLRTEDVDGEKVTVTGSWDSEEEARAIGEEIEQLQRDGHKLNDIAILVRASFQMREFEDRFVTLGLPYRVIGGPRFYERAEIRDALAYLRVINSPADDLAFERIVNVPKRGLGDATVQLLHDHARKRKIPLSDAARAVVDTDELKPKARGSLRDLMLSFERWRGQREVKSHTELAEIVLDESGYTEMWQKDRSADAAGRLENLKELVRSMEEFENLQGFLEHISLVMDREGGVDEDAVSVMTLHSAKGLEFDSVFLPGWEEGLFPHQRALDDQGRAGLEEERRLAHVGITRARKRAKLYFATNRRIHGTWNTTLPSRFLDELPADNVEITESKGGSGWGGMSGYGPSRFDNVESFGSSYSTPGWQRAQAQRRGGNNGGQAGSGFNESQSPFGGSRSDAGFARRNPTTIEGELVAKSTGAASEFSLKDRVFHQKFGYGHVVKVDGNKLTIAFEKAGEKKVVDSFVERV; the protein is encoded by the coding sequence ATGACTGACCCGATCAAGCGCACCGACAACGATCTGCCCTTCTATCAGCCCGCCGCCGGCGGGATCGCCGCGCGTGCGCGCGCCCAGGCGATGCCGCAATATCTGTCGGGGCTCAATCCGGAGCAGCGCGAGGCGGTCGAGACGCTCGAAGGCCCGGTGCTGGTTCTGGCCGGCGCCGGCACCGGCAAGACCCGGGTGCTGACCTCGCGGATCGCCCATATCCTCTCCACCGGCCGCGCCCGCCCCGGCGAAATCCTCTCCGTCACCTTCACCAACAAGGCGGCGCGTGAGATGAAGCTGCGGCTCGGCCAGATGCTCGGCCAGGCGGTCGAGGGCATGCCCTGGCTCGGCACCTTTCATTCGATCGGCGGCCGCATCCTGCGCTATCACGCCGAATTGGTGCAGCTGAAATCCAACTTCACCGTGCTCGATGTCGACGACCAGATCCGGCTGCTCAAGCAATTGCTCGCCGCCGACAACATCGACGACAAGCGCTGGCCGGCGCGGATGCTGGCCGGGCTGATCGACGGCTGGAAGAATCGCGGGCTGACGCCGGCGCAGGTGCCGGCCGGCGAGGCCGCGGTGTTCGGCAATGGCCGCGGCGGCAAGCTCTACGCCGCCTATCAGGAGCGGCTGAAGATCCTCAACGCCGCCGATTTCGGCGATCTGCTGCTCGAAGGCATCCGCCTGTTCCGCGAGCACCCCGACGTGCTGCGGCAATATCAGAACCGCTTCAAATACATCCTGGTCGACGAATATCAGGACACCAACGTCGCGCAATATCTGTGGCTGCGGCTGCTGGCGCAGGCGCCGACAATCGCCAAGCCAGACGCCTCCTTCACCTCTCCCCACCGGGGAGAGGTCGGATTGCGCAGCAATCCGGGTGAGGGGGCGCCTTCCACATCCGACTCCGAGAGCCCCTCACCCGCCCCGTCGCTGCGCGACATGGCGACCTCTCCCCGGCGGGGAGAGGTGACGCAAGCCGCGCCGCCTGCGACCTCCGCCGCGCCGCCGAAAAACATCTGCTGCGTCGGCGACGACGATCAGTCGATCTATGGCTGGCGCGGCGCCGAGGTCGATAACATCCTGCGCTTCGACCATGATTTTCCCGGCGCCAAGGTGATCCGGCTGGAGCGCAATTATCGCTCCACCGGCCACATCCTCGCCGCCGCCTCGCATCTGATCGCGCATAATGAAAGCCGGCTCGGCAAGACGCTGCGCACCGAGGATGTCGACGGCGAGAAGGTCACCGTCACCGGCTCGTGGGATTCGGAAGAGGAAGCCCGCGCGATCGGCGAGGAGATCGAGCAGCTGCAGCGCGACGGCCACAAGCTCAACGACATCGCGATTCTGGTCCGCGCCTCGTTCCAGATGCGCGAATTCGAGGATCGCTTTGTCACGCTCGGCCTGCCCTACCGGGTGATCGGCGGGCCGCGCTTCTATGAGCGCGCCGAGATCCGCGACGCGCTGGCTTACTTACGCGTGATCAATTCGCCGGCCGACGATCTGGCCTTCGAGCGCATCGTCAATGTGCCCAAGCGCGGCCTCGGCGACGCCACCGTGCAGCTGCTGCACGACCACGCCCGCAAGCGCAAGATCCCGCTGTCCGACGCCGCCCGCGCCGTCGTCGACACCGACGAGTTGAAGCCGAAGGCGCGCGGCAGCCTGCGCGATCTGATGCTGAGCTTCGAGCGCTGGCGCGGGCAGCGCGAGGTCAAGTCGCATACCGAGCTCGCCGAAATCGTGCTCGACGAGAGCGGCTATACGGAGATGTGGCAGAAGGATCGCTCCGCCGACGCCGCCGGCCGCCTTGAGAACCTCAAGGAATTAGTCCGCTCGATGGAAGAGTTCGAAAACCTGCAAGGCTTTCTCGAGCACATCTCGCTGGTGATGGACCGCGAGGGCGGCGTCGACGAGGACGCGGTGAGCGTGATGACGCTGCATTCCGCCAAGGGGCTGGAGTTCGACAGCGTGTTCCTGCCGGGCTGGGAGGAAGGTCTGTTTCCGCATCAGCGCGCGCTCGACGATCAGGGCCGCGCCGGGCTCGAGGAAGAACGCCGCCTCGCCCATGTCGGCATCACCCGCGCAAGGAAACGCGCGAAATTGTACTTCGCCACCAACCGGCGGATTCACGGCACCTGGAATACGACGCTGCCGTCGCGCTTTCTCGACGAATTGCCGGCCGACAATGTCGAGATCACCGAATCCAAGGGCGGCTCCGGCTGGGGAGGCATGAGCGGCTACGGCCCGTCGCGCTTCGACAATGTCGAATCCTTCGGCTCGAGCTACTCGACGCCCGGCTGGCAGCGCGCCCAGGCGCAACGCCGCGGCGGCAACAATGGCGGCCAGGCCGGCTCCGGCTTCAACGAAAGCCAATCGCCGTTCGGCGGCTCACGCAGCGACGCCGGCTTCGCCCGCCGCAACCCGACGACGATCGAAGGCGAGCTGGTAGCGAAATCCACCGGCGCGGCCTCGGAGTTTTCCCTGAAGGACCGGGTCTTCCACCAGAAATTCGGCTACGGCCATGTGGTGAAAGTCGACGGCAACAAACTCACCATCGCGTTTGAAAAGGCCGGCGAGAAGAAGGTGGTCGATAGTTTCGTCGAGCGGGTTTAG
- a CDS encoding DUF1328 domain-containing protein — MLGWVITFLVVALIAGILGFTGIAGASIEIAKIIFFIAVVLFLVSAVVGLVRGRSRV, encoded by the coding sequence ATGTTGGGTTGGGTTATCACATTTCTGGTTGTTGCACTGATCGCCGGCATTCTCGGCTTTACCGGCATCGCGGGCGCCTCGATCGAAATCGCCAAGATCATCTTCTTCATCGCGGTGGTGCTGTTCCTGGTTTCCGCCGTGGTCGGATTGGTTCGCGGCAGAAGCCGAGTCTAG
- a CDS encoding thioesterase family protein: protein MIATTAAADLTLLPAPFLSSVMQIEPAWIDYNGHLNMAYYNVMFDRAIDELWLQLGIGPQYLNTRGGSTFTAECHVRYLREIHLGDPAQVSILLVAADDKRLHTFKELRHATEGWLSATSENMTIHMDMSARKTAPFPPDIAERVQTLARAHAAVPRSESIGRSVAMPPKRAPQLA from the coding sequence ATGATTGCGACCACGGCCGCCGCCGATCTGACGCTGCTGCCCGCCCCGTTCCTGTCGTCGGTGATGCAGATCGAGCCGGCATGGATCGATTACAACGGCCATCTCAACATGGCCTATTACAATGTGATGTTCGACCGCGCGATCGACGAGCTGTGGCTGCAGCTGGGAATCGGTCCGCAATATCTCAACACCCGCGGCGGCTCGACCTTCACCGCCGAATGCCACGTCCGCTATCTGCGCGAGATCCATCTCGGCGATCCGGCCCAGGTCTCGATCCTGCTGGTGGCGGCCGACGACAAGCGACTGCACACCTTCAAGGAACTGCGCCACGCCACCGAGGGCTGGCTGTCGGCCACATCGGAGAACATGACGATCCATATGGATATGTCGGCCCGCAAGACCGCGCCGTTTCCGCCGGATATCGCCGAGCGGGTTCAAACGCTGGCGCGGGCGCACGCCGCGGTGCCGCGTTCGGAGAGCATCGGACGAAGCGTCGCGATGCCTCCGAAGCGGGCGCCGCAACTGGCCTAG
- a CDS encoding FAD-binding oxidoreductase → MGLTITNIPKHAEPEAVATAIEALAARFGNRLVTSQAVREQHGHTTTWLPTQPPDAVVMAQETADIQDVVRICAKNNVPVIAFGTGTSLEGQVNAPAGGICIDLRDMNKILEVHAEDLDCVIQPGVTRKALNENLRDQGVFFPIDPGADASIGGMASTRASGTNAVRYGTMRDNVLALKVVRGDGEIITTGTRAKKSSAGYDLTHLFVGAEGTLGIISELTIKLRGIPETIAAAACSFESVQGACQATILAIQTGIPVARIELLSEGQVRAVNAYSKLTLPETPLLLLEFHGSEIEVAEQSKNFRDIAADCGGGDFTWTTRPEDRSKLWQARHDAYWSVKALRPGAGVVATDVCVPISRLADCVVETEQDLKRLNLLAPIVGHVGDGNFHCSLLCDVNDADEMARGEEFMHRLVERAQAMDGTCTGEHGIGQGKQKYLAAELGLEALAAMRAIKQALDPQNIFNPGKILPQA, encoded by the coding sequence GTGGGTCTGACCATCACCAACATCCCGAAACATGCGGAACCGGAAGCGGTGGCCACCGCCATTGAAGCGCTTGCGGCACGGTTCGGCAACCGCCTGGTCACCTCGCAGGCGGTGCGCGAGCAGCATGGCCACACCACCACCTGGCTGCCGACCCAGCCGCCGGATGCCGTGGTGATGGCGCAGGAGACCGCCGACATCCAGGATGTGGTGCGGATCTGCGCCAAGAATAATGTGCCGGTGATCGCCTTCGGCACCGGGACCTCGCTGGAAGGCCAGGTCAATGCGCCGGCCGGCGGCATCTGCATCGATCTGCGCGACATGAACAAGATTCTCGAAGTTCATGCCGAGGATCTGGATTGCGTGATCCAGCCCGGCGTCACCCGCAAGGCGCTGAACGAAAATCTGCGCGACCAGGGCGTGTTCTTCCCGATCGATCCCGGCGCCGACGCCTCGATCGGCGGCATGGCCTCGACCCGGGCATCGGGCACCAATGCGGTGCGCTACGGCACAATGCGCGACAATGTGCTGGCGCTGAAAGTGGTCCGCGGCGACGGCGAGATCATCACCACCGGCACCAGGGCGAAGAAATCCTCGGCCGGCTACGACCTGACCCATCTGTTCGTCGGTGCCGAAGGCACGCTCGGCATTATCTCCGAACTCACCATCAAGCTGCGCGGCATCCCGGAAACCATCGCGGCGGCGGCGTGCTCGTTCGAGAGCGTGCAGGGCGCCTGCCAGGCCACCATTCTGGCGATCCAGACCGGGATTCCGGTGGCGCGGATCGAGCTGTTGAGCGAAGGCCAGGTTCGCGCGGTCAATGCCTATTCGAAGCTGACGCTGCCGGAGACGCCGCTGCTGCTGCTCGAGTTCCACGGCAGCGAGATCGAGGTCGCCGAGCAGTCGAAGAATTTCCGCGACATCGCTGCCGATTGCGGCGGCGGCGACTTCACCTGGACCACTAGGCCGGAGGATCGCAGCAAGCTTTGGCAGGCGCGGCACGACGCCTATTGGTCGGTGAAAGCGCTGCGCCCCGGCGCCGGCGTGGTCGCCACCGACGTCTGCGTGCCGATCTCGCGGCTGGCCGATTGCGTGGTCGAGACCGAGCAGGATCTGAAGCGGCTCAATCTGTTGGCGCCGATCGTCGGCCATGTCGGTGACGGCAATTTCCATTGCTCGCTGCTGTGCGACGTCAACGACGCCGACGAGATGGCGCGCGGCGAGGAATTCATGCATCGGCTGGTCGAGCGCGCCCAGGCGATGGACGGCACCTGCACCGGCGAGCACGGCATCGGCCAGGGCAAGCAGAAATATCTGGCGGCCGAACTCGGCCTCGAGGCGCTCGCCGCAATGCGCGCGATCAAGCAGGCGCTTGATCCGCAGAACATCTTCAATCCCGGCAAGATCCTGCCGCAAGCCTAG